Proteins encoded together in one Longimicrobium sp. window:
- a CDS encoding SDR family oxidoreductase, which produces MGGAWEYRGRWGLVTGASSGIGEEFARALAARGMNLVLAARREDRLQALAAALRSEHGVETAVVPVDLAKPGAAGVLWLEASDGRPLHLLVNNAGFGLKGRFDELPADRQTEMVRVNCMALLELAHFAVRDMRPRGEGGIVNVASIAGYQPIPYLAAYAASKAFVVALSEALAEENRDAGVRVVTLNPGPVATEFQDVAGTVFGDNPVGLRTPRQVVEAALGALERGQRTITPGLVNRLSTYVVRVSPRGMVIRTAKTIMKKMR; this is translated from the coding sequence ATGGGTGGAGCGTGGGAGTACCGCGGGCGCTGGGGGCTGGTCACGGGCGCATCCTCCGGCATCGGCGAGGAGTTCGCGCGGGCGCTGGCGGCGCGAGGGATGAACCTGGTGCTCGCCGCGCGCCGCGAGGACCGGCTGCAGGCGCTGGCCGCCGCCCTCCGCTCCGAGCACGGTGTGGAGACGGCCGTCGTGCCGGTGGACCTGGCGAAGCCCGGCGCGGCCGGCGTCCTCTGGCTGGAGGCGAGCGACGGCCGCCCGCTCCATCTGCTCGTAAACAACGCCGGCTTCGGGCTCAAGGGCCGCTTCGACGAGCTTCCCGCCGATCGCCAGACGGAGATGGTGCGCGTCAACTGCATGGCGCTGCTGGAGCTGGCGCACTTCGCCGTGCGCGATATGCGCCCGCGAGGAGAGGGCGGCATCGTCAACGTCGCCTCCATCGCCGGCTACCAGCCGATCCCCTACCTGGCCGCGTACGCCGCGAGCAAGGCCTTCGTGGTCGCCCTCTCCGAAGCGCTGGCGGAGGAGAACCGCGATGCGGGCGTGCGCGTCGTCACCCTGAACCCCGGCCCGGTCGCCACGGAGTTCCAGGACGTCGCCGGCACCGTCTTCGGCGACAACCCCGTGGGGCTGCGCACGCCGCGGCAGGTGGTCGAGGCCGCACTAGGCGCGCTCGAAAGGGGCCAGCGCACCATCACCCCCGGCCTCGTCAATCGCCTCAGCACCTACGTGGTGCGCGTCTCGCCGCGCGGGATGGTGATCCGCACAGCCAAGACGATCATGAAGAAGATG